A part of Desulfovulcanus ferrireducens genomic DNA contains:
- the hydF gene encoding [FeFe] hydrogenase H-cluster maturation GTPase HydF — protein sequence MQKTPKGLRLHIGIFGRRNVGKSSLLNALTSQHIAIVSDTPGTTTDPVEKTMELLPLGPVVFIDTAGIDDMGALGEMRKKKTMEVFDRTDLAILITEANHWGEFEEKIKNILNEQKIPFVVVLNKTDVTPLVKDVEQRLKKEKISFIPVSAIEKQGINELKELLLQTAPKEWFNPPTLIGDLLPPGELAILVVPIDLQAPKGRLILPQVQTIRDILDNDAYCMVVKERELRDALQRLNRKPKLVVCDSQCVLKTVADTPKDAWVTTFSIVMARFKGDLAAFARGLKAIEQLKPGDKVLIAEACTHHPLADDIGRVKIPRWLQQYVGGKINCDVCAGRNFPENLEEYKLIIHCAACVLNRREMLTRIYKAQQKGVPITNYGLTISFIQGVINRCLEPFPYAKLCLEKESG from the coding sequence GTGCAAAAAACCCCAAAGGGACTAAGACTTCATATTGGCATTTTTGGACGAAGAAACGTAGGCAAATCTTCTCTCTTAAATGCCTTAACTTCTCAACACATAGCCATAGTCTCGGACACCCCCGGCACAACCACAGACCCCGTAGAAAAGACCATGGAGCTTTTGCCACTTGGACCCGTGGTCTTTATTGACACAGCCGGCATTGATGACATGGGCGCGCTGGGCGAGATGCGCAAAAAAAAGACAATGGAAGTCTTTGATCGTACTGACTTAGCAATCCTGATTACCGAGGCCAATCATTGGGGTGAATTCGAAGAAAAAATCAAAAATATTTTAAACGAGCAAAAAATACCCTTTGTAGTGGTCTTGAACAAGACTGACGTTACGCCACTAGTTAAGGATGTTGAACAACGCCTAAAAAAAGAAAAGATTTCTTTTATTCCCGTTTCTGCCATAGAAAAACAAGGAATAAATGAGCTAAAAGAGCTACTTTTACAAACCGCACCAAAAGAATGGTTTAATCCTCCTACCCTAATAGGGGACCTGCTTCCACCAGGAGAGTTGGCAATTCTGGTCGTACCTATTGATCTGCAAGCCCCCAAGGGGCGGCTTATCCTGCCCCAGGTGCAAACCATTCGCGACATTCTGGATAACGATGCCTATTGCATGGTTGTCAAGGAACGAGAACTCAGAGATGCCTTGCAGCGGTTGAATCGCAAACCCAAACTGGTTGTTTGCGACTCCCAATGTGTCTTAAAAACTGTGGCCGATACTCCAAAAGATGCCTGGGTAACCACCTTCTCCATTGTCATGGCCCGGTTTAAAGGAGATTTAGCCGCTTTTGCACGCGGGCTAAAAGCTATTGAACAGCTTAAACCCGGAGACAAAGTCCTGATTGCCGAAGCCTGTACTCATCATCCCCTGGCCGATGATATTGGCCGGGTAAAAATTCCTCGCTGGCTCCAGCAATATGTGGGGGGGAAAATAAATTGTGATGTTTGCGCAGGCAGAAATTTTCCTGAAAACCTGGAAGAATACAAGCTCATCATTCATTGCGCGGCTTGTGTTTTAAACCGTCGCGAGATGCTAACACGCATCTATAAAGCCCAGCAAAAAGGCGTGCCCATTACCAACTATGGCCTGACCATTTCCTTCATCCAGGGAGTCATAAACCGCTGTCTCGAACCATTTCCATATGCAAAACTTTGCCTGGAAAAAGAGTCTGGGTAA
- the hydE gene encoding [FeFe] hydrogenase H-cluster radical SAM maturase HydE: protein MNQRSEMTREEIISHLEQTPLNQLMQMADKVRQQHVGDDVHIRGIIEFSNYCCRSCLYCGLRKENKNIERYRMQPEEIIQLALDMAGQGVRTIVLQSGDDFAYSAKTIASIVREIKQEADVAITLSLGERDFAEFESWRKAGADRYLMKHETANPTLYARLHPEKNLEERLSALTFLRDLGYELGMGCMVGLPGQTIEDLAEDILLIHRFQADMAGIGPFLPQKDTPLKDHPPGDLNLTLKVLALVRLTSKDIHLPATTATATLDPEQGQTLALQAGANVIMPDFTPQDYGRKYIIYNNKAKVTFNLAKDLIEETGRRLGKGKGGSLKCKKPQRD from the coding sequence ATGAATCAGCGATCTGAAATGACCAGAGAAGAAATAATATCTCATCTGGAGCAAACTCCCCTGAACCAACTCATGCAAATGGCTGACAAGGTGCGTCAGCAGCATGTTGGAGATGATGTCCATATCCGGGGCATTATAGAATTTTCCAACTATTGCTGCCGTAGTTGCCTTTATTGCGGGTTGCGCAAGGAAAACAAGAACATTGAGCGCTATCGCATGCAGCCTGAAGAAATCATCCAGCTTGCCCTGGACATGGCCGGCCAAGGGGTCAGGACCATTGTTTTGCAATCCGGTGATGACTTTGCCTATAGCGCAAAGACCATTGCCTCTATCGTGCGGGAGATCAAACAGGAAGCTGATGTGGCCATTACCTTGTCTCTTGGTGAAAGAGATTTTGCTGAGTTTGAATCCTGGCGCAAGGCCGGGGCAGATAGGTACCTGATGAAACACGAGACTGCCAACCCCACTCTCTATGCCCGGTTACATCCGGAAAAAAACTTAGAGGAACGGTTATCTGCTCTGACCTTCCTCCGGGACCTTGGCTATGAACTTGGTATGGGGTGTATGGTGGGACTACCCGGACAAACCATCGAGGACCTGGCCGAAGACATCTTGCTTATCCACAGGTTCCAGGCAGATATGGCCGGAATTGGTCCATTTCTCCCCCAAAAGGACACGCCCCTGAAAGACCATCCTCCCGGAGACTTAAACCTGACCCTCAAGGTTCTTGCCCTCGTGCGGTTGACCAGCAAAGACATTCATCTGCCTGCCACAACAGCTACGGCCACCCTTGACCCTGAACAAGGACAAACTTTGGCTCTTCAAGCCGGGGCCAATGTAATTATGCCTGATTTCACCCCTCAAGACTATGGTCGAAAATATATAATTTATAACAACAAAGCCAAGGTGACCTTTAACCTGGCCAAAGATTTAATTGAGGAAACCGGACGTAGACTAGGTAAAGGAAAGGGAGGCTCTTTAAAGTGCAAAAAACCCCAAAGGGACTAA